One genomic window of Ruminococcus gauvreauii includes the following:
- a CDS encoding YaiI/YqxD family protein has protein sequence MRILVDADACPVTHIVEEAAQKNEIEVILFCDTNHILHSDYSEIKVIGAGADAVDFALVSACRKGDIVVTQDYGVAAMALGKGACGIHQSGRWYTEENIDQMLMERHLAKKARRTGAKHHLKGPAKRTEEDDENFFCSLSKLIDEVSDSQ, from the coding sequence ATGAGAATATTAGTAGATGCGGATGCATGTCCCGTGACACATATCGTAGAAGAGGCAGCTCAAAAAAATGAGATTGAGGTCATTCTTTTCTGCGATACCAATCACATCTTACACTCTGACTACAGCGAGATCAAGGTCATCGGCGCCGGTGCTGACGCCGTGGATTTTGCACTGGTCTCTGCCTGCAGAAAAGGGGATATCGTCGTGACGCAGGATTACGGCGTGGCGGCGATGGCTCTGGGGAAAGGCGCCTGCGGCATCCATCAGAGCGGCAGATGGTATACCGAAGAGAACATCGATCAGATGCTGATGGAGCGGCATCTGGCGAAAAAGGCGAGACGCACCGGGGCGAAACATCATCTCAAAGGCCCGGCAAAAAGAACAGAAGAGGACGATGAGAATTTTTTCTGTTCCTTATCTAAGCTGATTGATGAGGTTTCTGACAGTCAGTGA
- a CDS encoding CD3324 family protein encodes MKYVNAKAVLPEKLVKELQGYIQGGYLYVPADPGRQKKGWGELTGYRRELQQRNQRITEAYRGGWSAEELAEEYNLSVHAIRKIIYGA; translated from the coding sequence ATGAAATATGTAAATGCAAAAGCTGTGCTTCCAGAGAAACTGGTTAAGGAACTGCAGGGTTACATACAGGGCGGATATCTCTATGTGCCCGCAGACCCTGGCCGGCAGAAGAAGGGCTGGGGCGAGCTGACCGGTTACCGGAGGGAACTGCAGCAGAGAAATCAAAGGATTACAGAAGCTTATCGCGGCGGATGGTCCGCGGAAGAACTGGCGGAAGAATATAATCTGTCTGTTCATGCCATTCGTAAAATTATCTACGGGGCATAA
- a CDS encoding ABC transporter ATP-binding protein — protein sequence MSSVLKVTGVTQKFGGLKALSNINMQIEPGEIVGIIGPNGAGKTTLFNIVTGIYTPTEGRVELDGEDITGVKPYLIARRGFARTFQNIRLFAKLSAMDNVILGMHGHTKVNLADAIFHTPKKRREEEACSRRAEEYLKLMNLWDDRFALASSLPYGKQRRLEIARALATNPKLLLLDEPAAGMNEQETEELLHMVRELRDLGYTILLIEHDMKFVMNVCERIYVLNYGELLAEGDPTAVRNNPMVIEAYLGKEDD from the coding sequence ATGAGTAGTGTATTGAAAGTAACCGGCGTCACTCAGAAGTTCGGAGGACTGAAAGCGCTTTCCAATATCAATATGCAGATCGAACCCGGAGAGATTGTCGGCATCATCGGACCAAACGGTGCCGGAAAGACGACGCTTTTCAATATTGTCACCGGAATTTATACGCCGACGGAGGGAAGAGTCGAGCTGGACGGCGAGGACATCACAGGGGTAAAGCCGTATCTGATCGCCCGCCGGGGTTTTGCGCGCACCTTTCAGAACATCCGGCTGTTCGCAAAACTGAGTGCGATGGATAATGTGATTCTCGGGATGCACGGCCATACGAAGGTCAATCTCGCCGATGCGATCTTTCATACGCCGAAGAAGCGCAGGGAAGAAGAAGCGTGCAGCAGACGTGCAGAGGAATACCTGAAACTGATGAATCTGTGGGATGACCGTTTCGCACTCGCGTCCTCGCTTCCGTACGGCAAACAGCGCCGGCTGGAGATCGCCCGCGCCCTTGCCACGAATCCCAAGCTGCTGCTGCTGGATGAGCCTGCGGCAGGCATGAACGAGCAGGAGACGGAGGAACTGCTGCATATGGTGAGGGAACTGCGTGATCTGGGCTATACGATCCTTCTGATTGAGCATGACATGAAATTTGTCATGAACGTATGTGAGCGGATCTATGTTCTGAACTACGGCGAACTGCTCGCGGAGGGGGACCCCACTGCGGTGCGCAATAATCCGATGGTGATTGAGGCATATCTCGGAAAGGAGGATGACTGA
- a CDS encoding branched-chain amino acid ABC transporter permease: MNQILNFFAKHMNKLAVLLVAVLAVFPLMTDSSYMLRIVTICMMYVMIALSLNLLTGFLGLMTMGHAAFWGIGAYAAAILSTRAGLGMGTCMIVSAVVAGLFSLLLGLPTLRLKGYYLTVVTLGFCEIVRLVEMNSMNLTRGPLGIAGIPSPNLFGIQFTSNRSIFYVMLVLVVIAAVIVYRIVHSRIGLAVMSIREDDLAASAMGVNVFRYKIMVFIISSMIVGVAGAFYAHYINFIDPSSFTTAASMDMLIMAIFGGLGSIPGTILGASVLTILPETIRAMAQYRNLVYGIIIVVLMMIKPDGILGNVNFKYIKQRLTLNHTEKKAGEGADE; the protein is encoded by the coding sequence ATGAATCAAATACTTAACTTTTTTGCAAAACATATGAATAAGCTGGCTGTGCTGCTGGTGGCGGTACTGGCTGTCTTCCCGCTGATGACTGATTCCTCCTACATGCTGCGTATCGTGACCATCTGTATGATGTATGTCATGATCGCGCTGAGCCTTAATCTTTTAACCGGCTTTCTGGGACTGATGACGATGGGACATGCGGCTTTCTGGGGAATCGGTGCTTATGCGGCAGCGATCCTCTCAACGCGTGCCGGACTCGGCATGGGAACCTGTATGATTGTCTCGGCGGTTGTCGCCGGGCTGTTCAGTCTTCTGCTTGGACTGCCGACGCTGCGGCTGAAGGGGTATTATCTGACGGTCGTGACACTGGGATTCTGTGAGATCGTGAGACTTGTGGAGATGAATTCCATGAACCTGACGAGAGGCCCGCTCGGCATTGCGGGTATCCCGTCGCCCAACCTGTTCGGCATCCAGTTTACCAGCAACCGTTCAATTTTTTATGTGATGCTGGTTCTGGTCGTGATCGCGGCAGTGATCGTGTACCGCATCGTCCATTCACGAATCGGACTTGCGGTCATGTCGATTCGCGAGGATGATCTGGCGGCGTCTGCCATGGGTGTCAATGTGTTTCGCTATAAGATCATGGTATTTATCATATCGTCCATGATCGTAGGCGTGGCTGGCGCGTTTTATGCGCATTATATCAACTTTATCGACCCGTCAAGCTTTACGACGGCGGCATCCATGGACATGCTGATCATGGCAATCTTCGGAGGATTGGGCTCGATTCCGGGCACGATCCTGGGGGCGTCCGTGCTGACGATCCTGCCGGAGACGATCCGTGCGATGGCGCAGTACCGAAACCTGGTCTATGGAATCATCATTGTCGTGCTGATGATGATAAAGCCGGATGGCATTCTGGGAAATGTAAACTTTAAATATATCAAACAGCGTTTGACGCTGAATCACACTGAGAAAAAGGCGGGTGAAGGTGCAGATGAGTAG
- a CDS encoding AraC family transcriptional regulator, translating into MQEIREQNFQTYNDTSSVNICKFHHEFQAKEVPLHSHEEYCELVYLQKGRAALNIGGQSIQAQSGALIFLEKAVAHEGSYQALERCGKTERYVLKLRNTDRLLPPEYHPVISLDTPRILTSLFQLIEREYLSREAGWELICTNTLETLFQLIRRNAQPVQNIPESSTRVQQLADDIIAYIHTHYCEKISLQSVADNFYISPYYLSHLLKDQRNISMMQYVIQLRISEAQMLLRDTDYSVRQVAKMTGYQNFNYFLNVFKKKTGTTPNAYRSRHF; encoded by the coding sequence ATGCAGGAAATCAGAGAACAAAACTTTCAGACTTACAACGACACTTCATCTGTAAATATATGCAAATTTCATCATGAATTTCAGGCTAAGGAGGTCCCGCTCCATTCCCATGAAGAATACTGTGAATTAGTTTACCTGCAGAAGGGCAGGGCTGCTCTGAACATAGGCGGTCAGTCCATTCAGGCACAAAGCGGCGCACTTATCTTCCTGGAGAAGGCTGTCGCTCATGAGGGATCTTATCAGGCGCTGGAACGATGTGGCAAAACGGAGCGATATGTATTAAAATTAAGAAATACTGACCGGCTGCTGCCGCCGGAATATCATCCGGTGATCAGCCTCGATACTCCCCGCATCCTGACCTCCCTGTTCCAGCTGATCGAACGCGAGTACCTGTCACGCGAAGCGGGCTGGGAACTCATCTGTACAAACACGTTGGAAACACTGTTTCAGCTCATCCGCCGAAATGCCCAGCCCGTACAGAACATCCCTGAATCCAGCACGCGGGTCCAGCAGCTGGCGGATGATATTATCGCCTATATACATACGCATTACTGTGAGAAAATCAGTCTGCAGTCCGTGGCTGACAATTTTTATATCAGTCCCTACTACCTCTCTCATCTTTTAAAAGACCAGAGGAATATTTCCATGATGCAGTACGTGATCCAGCTGCGTATCAGCGAAGCCCAGATGCTGCTCCGCGATACGGATTATTCCGTAAGGCAGGTCGCGAAAATGACGGGCTATCAGAATTTCAATTATTTTCTGAATGTCTTTAAGAAAAAAACAGGAACGACGCCGAATGCGTACCGTTCCAGACATTTTTAA
- a CDS encoding branched-chain amino acid ABC transporter permease, producing MLLEQILNGLTIGSTYALVAIGFSMVFGVLELVNFANGSVYMLGGYITLMVYLGLEGHFLLAFTISIIATGAVGFCLDRFGLRRLRIKKAPKLTGLITTMGIATVIDNVILLFFGSQTKPYPNIIDFGKIKIGNTTVNSSQLIILAVALVLMVLLSAVTYKTKFGKAMRCTAQNADAAKLMGINVNLIISLTFVIASMLASIAGTLVGMYYQSIDINTGFAVGMKTMASAVLGGVGILPGAMVGGLLVGLFETLGASYISSGYRDAIAFAILILVILIKPAGLFGRKKINKV from the coding sequence ATGCTGTTGGAACAGATATTAAACGGATTGACCATTGGCAGCACTTATGCGTTGGTAGCGATCGGATTCTCGATGGTGTTTGGCGTGTTGGAGCTGGTGAATTTTGCAAATGGATCGGTATATATGCTGGGCGGCTATATCACCCTGATGGTCTATCTTGGCCTGGAAGGTCATTTCCTGCTGGCGTTTACGATCAGTATCATAGCGACAGGCGCAGTGGGATTTTGCCTGGACCGCTTTGGCCTTCGGCGCCTTCGTATTAAGAAGGCACCAAAACTGACCGGTCTGATTACGACGATGGGGATAGCGACGGTCATAGACAATGTAATCTTACTATTTTTCGGAAGCCAGACGAAACCATATCCCAACATTATTGACTTTGGCAAAATCAAAATCGGAAATACCACGGTCAACTCCAGTCAGCTGATTATCCTGGCTGTTGCGCTGGTATTGATGGTGCTGCTTTCAGCAGTCACCTATAAAACAAAGTTTGGAAAAGCGATGAGGTGCACGGCACAGAATGCGGATGCGGCAAAACTGATGGGGATTAATGTGAATCTTATCATCTCCCTGACATTTGTCATCGCTTCGATGCTGGCGTCCATTGCCGGTACTCTGGTAGGCATGTATTACCAGTCCATTGATATCAATACGGGATTTGCCGTGGGAATGAAAACAATGGCATCCGCTGTTCTGGGCGGTGTCGGGATTCTCCCGGGGGCGATGGTGGGCGGCCTTCTGGTCGGCCTGTTCGAAACGCTGGGTGCAAGTTATATCAGCTCGGGTTACCGGGATGCCATTGCGTTTGCGATTTTGATTCTTGTGATCCTGATCAAACCTGCCGGTTTATTTGGGCGGAAAAAAATCAATAAAGTATAA
- a CDS encoding ABC transporter ATP-binding protein: protein MLRLEHVRSNYGSINALRNISFEVNEGEIVTLIGANGAGKTTTMHSIAGLKNINGGKIYYEDKDISKWEAQTKVKNGIVLSPEGRQVFPDFTVLDNLLMGGYLQNSETNEETLKTVYELFPRLKEREAQAAGTLSGGEQQMLAVGRALMGKPRLLMLDEPSMGLAPLVVKEIFSLIRRIRDMGTTVLLVEQNARVALKISDRAYVLETGKIVLSGMAEELLHSEEVQKAYLGI from the coding sequence ATGCTGCGACTGGAACATGTCAGGTCAAATTATGGCAGCATCAACGCCCTGCGGAATATCTCCTTTGAAGTCAATGAAGGCGAGATCGTAACGCTGATAGGCGCGAACGGCGCAGGAAAGACCACGACGATGCACAGCATTGCAGGTCTTAAAAATATCAACGGCGGAAAGATTTATTATGAGGACAAGGATATTTCCAAATGGGAGGCGCAGACTAAAGTAAAAAACGGAATCGTGCTCTCACCGGAGGGACGTCAGGTATTTCCGGATTTTACGGTGCTTGATAACCTGCTGATGGGCGGATATCTTCAGAACAGTGAGACGAATGAGGAGACGCTGAAGACCGTGTATGAGTTGTTCCCGCGTCTCAAAGAGCGGGAAGCGCAGGCTGCAGGGACCTTGTCCGGAGGCGAACAGCAGATGCTGGCCGTCGGCCGTGCCCTGATGGGCAAACCCCGGCTTTTGATGCTGGATGAGCCCTCTATGGGACTTGCCCCGCTGGTGGTGAAAGAAATCTTTTCACTGATCCGGCGGATCCGTGATATGGGTACAACGGTTCTGCTGGTTGAACAGAATGCCAGGGTGGCGCTGAAGATTTCGGACCGCGCTTATGTGCTGGAGACAGGAAAAATCGTACTGAGTGGTATGGCGGAGGAACTTCTCCATTCGGAGGAGGTTCAGAAGGCATACCTCGGTATCTGA
- a CDS encoding DMT family transporter: MKPTQKKFNAGIFFPALLCTLLWGSAFPCVKMGYQLFQISSDATFQKLVFAGWRFSLAGLLVLITARVIGRQNIIPRREQWGGVIVMALLQTGVQYALFYIAMSHTTGTRGSVITGSAVFFSVIGAHFLFKNDKMTKLKGIGCFIGFAGVILINLNGAGTTEAGVHFMGEGLMLLSAICTGLAAPVCKRLTDNGLAPMMITGWQMLLGGFMLLALGYCGGGSLTTITPQGIGLLTYMILLSAAAFSVWSILLKKYSTSSVAVYNFLVPVFGTLLSGIILGEKVVSLRNFASLVLVCAGIYFVNCRPKTAAVK; this comes from the coding sequence ATGAAACCGACGCAAAAAAAATTTAACGCCGGGATATTTTTCCCGGCGCTTCTGTGTACCTTACTGTGGGGAAGCGCATTTCCCTGCGTCAAGATGGGGTATCAGCTGTTTCAGATCAGCAGTGATGCCACCTTTCAGAAACTGGTTTTTGCCGGATGGCGTTTTAGCCTCGCCGGGCTCCTGGTTCTGATCACTGCCCGCGTGATCGGGCGGCAGAATATCATTCCCCGCAGGGAACAGTGGGGCGGCGTGATTGTCATGGCGCTCCTGCAGACCGGCGTACAGTATGCGTTATTTTATATCGCCATGTCTCACACCACAGGCACGAGAGGCTCTGTCATCACCGGATCCGCAGTCTTTTTTTCTGTGATCGGCGCTCACTTCTTATTTAAAAATGATAAGATGACAAAGTTAAAAGGCATCGGCTGCTTCATCGGTTTCGCCGGCGTCATCCTGATCAACTTAAACGGCGCGGGTACCACGGAAGCGGGTGTGCACTTTATGGGCGAGGGCCTGATGCTGCTGTCTGCGATCTGCACAGGCCTCGCAGCTCCCGTATGCAAACGCCTGACGGACAACGGCCTCGCCCCCATGATGATCACCGGATGGCAGATGCTGCTCGGCGGGTTCATGCTGCTGGCGCTCGGATACTGCGGCGGCGGCTCTCTCACCACTATCACCCCTCAGGGAATCGGTCTCTTAACTTATATGATACTGCTGTCTGCCGCCGCCTTCTCCGTATGGAGTATCCTGCTCAAAAAATATTCCACCAGCAGCGTGGCCGTTTACAACTTCTTGGTCCCTGTCTTCGGAACGCTGCTGAGCGGAATCATCCTGGGTGAGAAGGTCGTATCCCTGCGGAACTTTGCCTCTCTTGTCCTCGTATGCGCCGGTATCTATTTTGTAAACTGCAGGCCGAAAACGGCTGCGGTGAAATGA
- a CDS encoding ABC transporter substrate-binding protein — translation MKKLVAFALIGTLAVSLLTGCGQSGSEKDSGSSANESGSDENSGDGSESKSGGSSGKHTIAASIPLTGNLMQYGISYQNALKMAVEDFNAAGGLNGEDVILEINDDKGDQKEAINLANKIIEEDDVFAVVGSFGSSVSMAAAPVYQKASMPMISPNTSHPDFPGMGDMLIPVSPIADIERTATAKMLYDQFDGKDLAILHQNTDLGVTGAQILTEVYEELGGKVVMTDNFVPQQTKDFTPLISKIKEAKPGILYIDGEYNDVANILIQIDNIGLDGVQIAGPGNVFKQEFLDIAGEKANGIVLAGTTPVYLDSIMQVADYTDYLKDFTTRYNEKYPDTPCDGFAASAYDSAMLAMTAAKNVGTDDPKALVEEMLTVPIEITSGKNMSFENGNNVVKDVFVYTVIDGEFAPYDY, via the coding sequence ATGAAAAAACTTGTAGCATTTGCCTTGATTGGTACCCTGGCGGTTTCCCTGCTGACCGGATGCGGCCAAAGCGGATCTGAAAAAGATTCCGGGAGCAGTGCAAACGAAAGCGGAAGCGATGAGAATTCCGGTGACGGCTCGGAGAGTAAGAGCGGCGGTTCATCCGGTAAACACACGATTGCTGCGTCTATTCCGCTGACCGGCAACCTGATGCAGTACGGTATCAGCTATCAGAATGCTCTGAAAATGGCAGTGGAGGATTTTAATGCGGCAGGAGGACTGAACGGAGAAGATGTGATTCTTGAGATCAATGATGATAAGGGCGATCAAAAAGAAGCGATTAACCTGGCAAACAAGATTATTGAAGAAGATGATGTATTTGCAGTCGTCGGTTCATTTGGATCATCCGTTTCCATGGCGGCAGCTCCGGTATACCAGAAGGCTTCCATGCCGATGATCTCCCCGAATACTTCTCATCCGGACTTCCCGGGGATGGGGGATATGCTGATTCCCGTCTCGCCGATTGCGGATATCGAGAGAACAGCTACCGCTAAAATGCTTTACGATCAGTTTGACGGAAAAGATCTTGCGATCCTGCACCAGAATACAGACCTTGGTGTGACAGGCGCCCAGATTCTGACAGAGGTATACGAGGAGCTTGGCGGCAAGGTTGTTATGACGGATAACTTTGTACCCCAGCAGACTAAGGACTTTACGCCGCTGATCTCCAAGATCAAGGAAGCAAAACCGGGGATCCTTTATATAGACGGTGAGTATAATGATGTGGCTAACATCCTGATCCAGATTGACAATATCGGTCTCGACGGCGTACAGATCGCGGGTCCGGGCAACGTATTCAAGCAGGAATTTCTGGATATTGCGGGTGAAAAGGCAAACGGCATCGTGCTGGCGGGCACGACACCGGTATACCTGGACTCTATCATGCAGGTTGCGGATTACACCGATTATCTGAAGGATTTCACAACACGCTACAACGAGAAATATCCGGACACCCCCTGCGACGGGTTTGCCGCCTCTGCATACGATTCGGCAATGCTTGCCATGACGGCAGCAAAGAATGTCGGAACTGATGATCCGAAGGCGCTGGTTGAAGAGATGCTCACTGTTCCGATCGAGATTACATCGGGAAAAAATATGTCGTTTGAAAACGGAAACAACGTGGTGAAAGACGTATTTGTATATACCGTGATTGACGGAGAATTTGCTCCATATGATTACTGA
- a CDS encoding Sapep family Mn(2+)-dependent dipeptidase produces MYSSENKIDAWISDHKEEIVVHIKQLIHLQSISTPCTFQEYPFGSGCASALDYMLQLAGDLGLATRNYDYYCGSAVLQGRTDRTIGIFVHLDTTPVSDMWLQDPFEAVERNGYIIGIGSEDNKGAAVSMLYLLRCLKDLEITLDHTILVVFGCGKKAKMEDMDHFLRHEKAPDLSLVADASFPVCIGEKGSANFELTCPIHDEHLVDFRSGLAANMIPGCAFALLKDFTFEEVMERLDQDTRCVVIPVDSYVKIDIGGLGGHAAFPEGSRSPIPLLADILLSHQPVGTSAPYIRFLRDTYQTYDGVPFGLNERDETFGYTTHICGTIGIQHGSMRQVINVRYISQLTGAEVSRRVQETAGRAGISCRLLSDTPPHTPEPCLKPLTPVLTSIVNHVLGTSLHEYTMGGVTYAQKLPNAISFGPNRDDLPTPLGWGRGHMANEAVRIQDLLNALKIYALSLHRIDPMF; encoded by the coding sequence GTGTATTCGTCAGAAAATAAAATCGATGCGTGGATCTCAGACCACAAAGAGGAAATTGTGGTTCATATCAAACAGCTGATCCATCTGCAAAGTATTTCAACGCCTTGTACTTTTCAGGAATATCCTTTTGGATCCGGATGCGCCAGCGCCCTGGATTACATGCTTCAGCTTGCCGGTGATCTCGGGCTTGCAACGAGAAATTATGATTATTACTGCGGAAGCGCAGTTTTGCAGGGCCGCACAGACCGGACGATCGGTATCTTCGTACACCTGGATACCACGCCTGTTTCGGATATGTGGCTTCAGGATCCCTTTGAGGCGGTGGAAAGAAATGGTTACATCATTGGCATCGGCTCAGAAGATAATAAGGGCGCAGCCGTATCCATGCTGTATCTGCTGCGCTGCCTGAAAGATCTGGAGATTACACTTGACCACACGATACTGGTAGTTTTCGGCTGCGGCAAAAAAGCCAAGATGGAGGATATGGACCATTTTCTCAGGCATGAAAAAGCACCGGATCTCTCTCTGGTCGCAGATGCAAGTTTTCCCGTGTGCATCGGTGAGAAGGGAAGTGCAAACTTCGAACTGACCTGCCCGATCCACGATGAGCATCTGGTTGATTTCCGCTCCGGCCTCGCCGCCAACATGATACCGGGCTGTGCCTTCGCGCTGCTGAAAGATTTTACCTTCGAGGAGGTGATGGAACGCTTAGATCAAGACACCCGATGTGTCGTCATCCCGGTGGATTCCTATGTGAAAATCGATATCGGCGGATTGGGCGGCCATGCGGCCTTCCCTGAAGGAAGCCGTTCCCCCATTCCGCTGCTGGCGGATATCCTGCTCTCCCATCAGCCTGTCGGTACATCTGCACCTTATATCCGCTTTTTAAGAGACACATACCAGACATACGACGGTGTCCCTTTTGGTCTGAATGAGCGCGATGAGACGTTCGGCTATACAACCCATATCTGCGGCACGATCGGCATTCAGCACGGCAGTATGCGGCAGGTCATCAATGTCCGGTATATTTCACAGCTGACGGGAGCAGAAGTATCAAGGAGAGTGCAGGAGACTGCCGGCAGGGCGGGCATCAGCTGCCGGCTTCTCTCCGACACGCCCCCCCATACGCCGGAACCCTGTCTGAAGCCATTGACGCCCGTACTGACTTCCATTGTCAATCACGTTCTCGGAACCAGTCTTCATGAATATACGATGGGCGGCGTTACCTATGCGCAGAAGCTTCCCAACGCCATATCGTTCGGGCCAAACAGGGACGACCTGCCGACACCCCTCGGATGGGGACGCGGCCATATGGCAAATGAAGCAGTACGTATTCAGGATCTTCTGAACGCATTGAAAATATATGCGTTATCATTGCACCGCATTGACCCGATGTTTTAA
- a CDS encoding uroporphyrinogen decarboxylase family protein produces MTKKERIRAMIDNRPADRIGVSGWLHMPMVDRHVKDFVKATIDFTDNNGWDFVKLMSNGHYFAEAYGAKIRWRNDPGEWSGEFLEYPVKTPEDLAALPVLDPDENPVFQREIEIAKGVCEHYRGEVPVLATIFTPLTWMQEMMHSCNPAPAMQMMAEHPKEVHRALEALLETNKKLLDRMIAAGVDGIFLSTQWASRALVTDEQIAEFCRPYDKELLRYIKDRTWFNMMHLHYCEKLQFEEFLDYEGIQAFNWENCTKIADMSRLTSIKTVRDMYPDKVLIGGIDQHNDFVNADNDREAIKDVLRRRLLTALEECGDYRFIFAPGCALPLDVDRYVFTLMQEVVQEEGLVK; encoded by the coding sequence ATGACTAAGAAAGAACGAATTCGGGCAATGATTGACAACAGGCCTGCCGACAGGATTGGCGTGTCAGGCTGGCTGCACATGCCGATGGTAGACCGTCATGTAAAAGACTTTGTAAAAGCGACGATCGATTTTACGGACAATAATGGCTGGGACTTTGTAAAGCTGATGAGCAACGGACATTATTTTGCCGAGGCATACGGTGCGAAGATCCGCTGGAGAAACGATCCCGGGGAGTGGTCCGGGGAATTCCTGGAATATCCGGTGAAAACACCGGAGGATCTGGCTGCTCTTCCGGTCCTTGATCCGGATGAAAACCCGGTGTTCCAAAGAGAAATCGAGATTGCAAAGGGTGTCTGTGAACACTACAGAGGCGAGGTCCCCGTATTGGCGACGATCTTTACACCATTGACGTGGATGCAGGAGATGATGCACTCATGCAACCCTGCGCCGGCTATGCAGATGATGGCGGAACATCCAAAAGAAGTGCACAGGGCGCTGGAAGCGCTGCTGGAAACCAATAAAAAGCTGCTGGACCGTATGATCGCGGCAGGTGTGGACGGAATTTTCCTCTCAACACAGTGGGCGAGCAGGGCGCTTGTCACAGACGAACAGATCGCGGAATTCTGCCGGCCGTATGATAAAGAGTTATTGAGATATATCAAGGACCGTACCTGGTTTAATATGATGCACCTGCATTACTGTGAGAAGCTTCAGTTTGAAGAATTCCTGGACTACGAGGGTATTCAGGCATTTAACTGGGAGAACTGTACTAAGATTGCAGATATGTCCAGGCTGACATCCATTAAAACGGTTCGTGATATGTATCCGGATAAGGTGCTGATCGGAGGCATTGATCAGCATAATGACTTTGTGAATGCAGACAACGACAGAGAGGCCATCAAAGACGTACTGCGCCGAAGGCTCCTGACGGCTCTGGAAGAATGCGGGGATTATCGTTTTATTTTCGCTCCAGGCTGTGCGCTGCCGCTGGATGTGGACCGGTATGTGTTCACTCTGATGCAGGAGGTAGTACAGGAGGAAGGACTTGTAAAGTAA